Within Hyla sarda isolate aHylSar1 unplaced genomic scaffold, aHylSar1.hap1 scaffold_608, whole genome shotgun sequence, the genomic segment gacacgttgtagtacttattctgtgtacatgtagcattcattctgtacatacgatggtagtaattatgctgacacgttgtagtacttattctgcgtacatgtagaaTTCATTTCGTTATgttctctgcactaacatccatagcatttactgtacatgggtaatggtatttattctgcatattcatccatagcgtctacactacacacatgctcccgtagcttttactgtacgtatgttcataggattcattctgtgtattcgtgcatagtcttttatacggaaagttcactcaggtttgtcaggatgttgccctattgccgaactcctcttcaggttaaggggtcaatgtcggttgctactgacttgttcagagcaatcgcattgttgtttattgtcatgacctgacaagttctcaggtcagatacaacctcctctgttgtatttcacgactacgttatcagttagttatagaacatattcaactatccggcacaggtactcgttcaagggtggtcatcattttagtggcactaatcggctgttcaatacccggtcacctgactcgttccttcaggggttgaatcgcggttgttactgactcacattcagagcaaccaatttcaggaatagtcacaatgttaccctgttgcctgactcctcttcaggttaaggggtaatgtcggttgctactgactcgtattcagagcaattttgtcgtgtgttatatttgttatgacctgacacgttttcaggtcagatacaacctcgtctgttgtatttctcgattacgttatcatttcgttatagttcacagattcaactatctggcatagttGCCCGTTACGCTCATATTttggttacgttcatagctttattttgttgtactgcacatgggtaatagtttttctgcatttccatccttagagtctacactacacatatgctcgcgtagctttactgtactcatgctcatagcttccatactgcatattcgtgcatagtgtttatacggaaagcttatacagctttgttagatgttgccctatttgcctgactccttcagcttaaggggttaatgttggttgctaccgacaaattttcagagcaattacattgtggttcattctcatgacctgagacgttctcaggacagatacagcctcctccgtggtatttcatgaccacgttatcagttacttatagtagacatattcagctatccggcatagttgcacgttgtcttttatctttttagatatatgtttacactttattttctaggcatgtatgcggtactcataatggtgttagagcataaattcataacgttccttacgttttcacggtacttacgctcccagcttgtgtatgatccatgcaccagtacacagcatttgttgcatactaccatagttgtatgcgggtaggttatgtgcattcgttcctagtgttgaatagcagttgcacctctggctgtacatatatttacaagacacgattacagtatacatatggtgcttacattcattgcagatatatcgagcacatattcttaaacctcctacgtctgcagggggggatgcaccacataggttattgttacagacatgtctcagagcaataacatattgagtagcgacttgtagttgggtatactgttagcaggttaagccgtacatacggttaacatgtttcatgcggtGCACACAGTGGGTGTAGATCATTTggttagggtattggacacaattggtcatttttgttactgccttcagaacaacacgccagcttcatacaggtatcttgtcatgaatacccatgatgttaccctgttgcctgactcctcttcaggttaaaaggggtgatgccagttgctactgactcgttttcagagcaattttgtcgtttgttatatttatgacctgacacgttttcaggtcagatacaacatcgtctgttgtatttcttgattacgttatcatttcgttatagtacagattcaactatccggcataattgcacgttctcttttaaggagggccggCATTTAGTTGCAgctatattgtgcatttaatacagttacatgactcatttctttaggatcggggattgaatcgtggttgctgctgtctcatttcagagcaattgatttgacatggttatgtaggtaatctgacacgtttcagatagcatacaatctcaatatggcatttcacacttacgtatttgtaaaaaaaagaaaaaaaagtggtttacaaagacctgtcatgtctacaggcatgatggttcacctaaacactggtcCCGTCTACAGGtacgttgctctcgcagggagctgtcatctgcaacaggtcatcacttccaagtccagttgggtcagtacagtggctagttaggtatgtctgttacagtctcaatcaggtaaggtgccttcgtgaaccttgtcaggcgacatgacccacacggtctatcaggtagataggtatttcttgccatttacctgtcagtttagtttttgcctcttaaatagcaggggattggtgcttgtcagacctgccatgaagttagcctttccgtgtccatttgaagtaatgtcccaagtagggatggtgataggtatagttcagttagtatttggcagggaaggttattctcaggttgattctttacagatggacgttactaccacggtttcaaaggtatggttaccacctctagtagtcactagttggtcagggctactcttccagcacactaggtatagtctacttcgggtatgtgaacattgatgctgggtgtaggacgtgttatttcaggaattgtattcatcctagcatggttgctttttgccctctataggccctcattgcgcggttatggcacaactcagaccgctatgctagggtaagatcttgtatagttATGTAGGCAATctgtcctgtcactagtacacgtatggagccccgatcacaactataaagcctgatgggctgtatttgtgggaggggcagaagtaattatcgctccctgcacttccaggtggggcttattgggaacaggtgggggcgtgtgtatataacttccccctctcctacaggggcggagcacgtgtcgtttgtggaaccctcccaaccctcccttatattccttcactatagtgcatgccctctataggccctcattgcgcggttatggcacagctcagaccgctatgctagggtaagatcttgtataggtatgtaagCAATctgtcctgtcactagtacacgtatggagccccgaacacAACCACAGTTACTCGCTTCACACACTGATGCTGCTACTGGCACGCCTTCAGAGCCTCGcgcgtcctctcacccaccaggttcctcagtcctgactcgcttcagtcggggtcctggtgaagtccgttgttcctgactctgcttcagtgcaatatgACTCGATACACATAGGCAGTGGGTCAACCGTCTGGCTGACACCGCAGTGGGGGCCCCGGcatatgctgttctgactcttcttcagcgcaacagcatacacttaGTCTCATCCCATTTCTCCACGTATACATCAcgtcaggcactcagctgccatTCACTTCCACCTTCAGGGAGATTCACGGCTTAGTCAATGTTCCGCCAACACAGGTCAGTGACAATTCCACGACTCAGATGGTTATTTCACACATTTTTGTCTcgtccacccatgtgagtgcCACGCTAACAGCTCTCTCTTCCAGAGGCTTGAGGGTtactcaaagacctgtcacgcCTACAGGTACAAGGTTAGAGTCAGATTGCCATCCCAGGCACAGCGGTTACGCGAAGACCTGTCACACCCACAGGCACAAGGGTATGTGAGACCTGTCAGTCTACAGGTAAGATAGTCGCATAGAGGcctgtcacatccacaggcacGAGGGCATGCAAGACCTGTCAGAGTCTACGATAGTCGCGCAGGGGTCGGTCATGTCTGCGGACACGGAGGCTCGGTTGATGCCTGTCTGCGGGCATGATAGTCCTTAGGCTTGACTGTCACTGAGTTCTGCAGAGTCTGCAGGCAGGATCAGGGTGAGGAGGCCCGTCGTCCGCTGCAGGTCATTACTCCTGCAACCACATCCAAGACGGTATGTTGGCAGGCTAGGACATGactcacggtacagtccagtcaaCTTCATATCACTTAACTAACAATGTAGATTTTGCCACTTATCAGCAGGGACAGGACGACAGGTTAAGCCCGACAAGCTTTATCAGTTCCCCTTTCGGCAAATCACCACAGTAAGTATGTCAACATGACCGTATCAGCTAGCACATAGTCAGGTCCTGATCCAGTGCCGGGCCGGACGCAGTAGGCGTCACCACCTATCTTCCCAGTGTCAGGTACTGCCTCCTGTGGTCGCTAGCTGGCAGGCACAGCTCCCTGGTTCCTTGAGTCTAGTAAGAACAGTTTAGGGAAAGGCAGATATGACTGGTTGTGGCGTCAGTTATCATGGTCAGGAATGTTGTCATTAATTCTACTTCTTGACTTTTTTGCCCTCTTTAGGCGTGCCCTTATACACGGTTATTGGGCACAACTCCACCGCTTCGTCAGTCATTCTTATTTATACAGGTACGCACGTCTGTATGTAGGTACGATCTCAAGTACGGAACAACTCAAACCGgttggtaagtcaatgtatggtttgcaTAGTTGTGCATTCAGCGCTCGCTACCACAAgctcgaatgtaagccctgagcacaagtgtcttttatactgataacaagttcacacaggagccattaatacaggtaacgagtggaggacagaggagactcttatagaagaagttacaggtctgtgagaggcagaaatcttcttgtttgtaggtgaccaaatacttattttccaccataatttacaaataaattctttaataatcagacaatgtgatttatggatttctcattctgtctcatagttgaggttataacctatgatgataattacagcctcatctttataagggggagaacgggtacaattgggggctgactaaatacataTTTGCCCCACTCTAGGTCCTCACCTCAGTAGCACACAAAGGGCAGATCCGCTCCGCAGCAGGCAGAGCTCCAGCTGAAGTTTCTGCCGGGGTCTCCAGAAAGGAGCCCACATAGTTTGGATGATGGGTCACTTGGTTCTGATTCGCCCCAGAAGCTGTACTGCCCCCATACCCGGCCATTGCTCCAGTACCAATTGCCCCAAAAACGATTTCGCTTTAGCCCAAACCAGAATCCATTGCTGGGGATGTGGCTGAAGAGTAGGGCTGCAATGGCGGACTGCTCCTCATCGGAGGATATGCTGGCAAGGTCAGTGTAGTAGGTGCGACAGAAAGTCCGGGATTCTGACCAGGTCATGGCTGACTGTACCAAGTGAAGGTTACCTAGAAGAAGGACTGAATCACTGACCATCATCGGTAATTATGTGTGTGGTAGATGGTGCTaagccccctcctctcctgtgtgtGGTAGATGGTGCTAaggccccctcctctcctgtgtgtGGTAGATGGTGCTAaggccccctcctctcctgtgtgtGGTAGATGGTGCTAAGGTCCCCTCCTCTTCTGTGTGTGGGAGATGGTGCTAAGGTCCCCTCCTCGGCTGTGTGTGGGAGATGGTGCTAAGgtcccctcctctcctgtgtgtGGTAGATGGTGCTAAGGTCCCCTCCTCGGCTGTGTGTGGTAGATGGTGCTAAGGTCCCCTCCTCGGCTGTGTGTGGTAGATGGTGCTAAGGTCCCCTCCTCGGCTGTGTGTGGTAGATGGTGCTAAGGTCCCCTCCTCGGCTGTGTGTGGTAGATGGTGCTAAGgtcccctcctctcctgtgtgtGGTAGATGGTGCTAAGGTCCCCTCCTCGGCTGTGTGTGGTAGATGGTGCTAAGGTCCCCTCCTCGGCTGTGTGTGGGAGATGGTGCTAAGGTCCCCTCCTCGGCTGTGTGTGGGAGATGGTGCTAAGgtcccctcctctcctgtgtgtGGTAGATGGTGCTAAGgtcccctcctctcctgtgtgtGGTAGATGGTGCTAAGGTCCCCTCCTCGGCTGTGTGTGGTAGATGGTGCTAAGgtcccctcctctcctgtgtgtGGTAGATGGTGCTAAGGTCCCCTCCTCGGCTGTGTGTGGTAGATGGTGCTAAGGTCCCCTCCTCGGCTGTGTGTGGGAGATGGTGCTAAGGTCCCCTCCTCGGCTGTGTGTGGGAGATGGTGCTAAGGTCCCCTCCTCTCTTGTGTGTGGTAGATGGTGCTAAGgtcccctcctctcctgtgtgtGGGAGATGGTGCTAAGGTCCCCTCCTCTCTTGTGTGTGGTAGATGGTGCTAAGgtcccctcctctcctgtgtgtGGTAGATGGTGCTaagaccccctcctctcctgtgtgtGGTAGATGGTGCTAATGGGTGGGGTTAGTGGGTTGTGTTTAATTCCCAAGAGACACAGAGCATAAGAGaaggaagaggagagaagaggagaaggATTTGCCTCTCGCGGATCTGAAGGGGCAACCCCAGAGACTCACAAATATAGGATGGAGTCAAACTAAATAACTCACCATCTAACTCCCCACTACCCGGTCCGGAGGACCCCTGTGTAGTCCTGGAACCAGTGTTACCTGTAAAAGAAATTAACCCTCCTTAGAGACCAAAGAACTGATCTGGGTTTGGAAAGATTGGGAAAGAATCACCTTTACCTCTGGATGTGGTCACGACAAGTGCAGAGGATGGAGTTGGACCAGAAAACAAGTGCTGACCTGGTCCCGAGGAGGTCATTCCGGCACCAGGACTTGGTCCCGAGGAGGTCATTCCGGCACCAGGACTTGGTCCCGAGGAGGTCAATCCGGCACCAGGACTTGGTCCCGAGGAGGTCAATCCGGCACCAGGACTTGGTCCCGAGGAGGTCAATCCGGCACCAGGACTTGGTCCCGAGGAGGTCAATCCGGCACCAGGACTTGGTCCCGAGGAGGTCAATCCGGCACCAGGACTTGGTCCCGAGGAGGTCAATCCGGCACCAGGACTTGGTCCCGAGGAGGTCAATCCGGCACCAGGACTTGGTCCCGAGGAGGTCAATCCGGCACCAGGACTTGGTCCCGAGGAGGTCAATCCGGCACCAGGACTTGGTCCCGAGGAGGTCAATCCGGCACCAGGACTTGGTCCCGAGGAGGTCAATCCGGCACCAGGACTTGGTCCCGAGGAGGTCATTCCTTGCCCCATTCCTGCTCGTAAACCACCATTGCTAGGGTTGGAACTATTCCAGTAACTGCTGAGTGCTGGAGAGGTTGTAGTCACATACGGGGCGGTGGTGGGCCTCAGGGGCCACAAACAGTTTGAGGGGAGGTCAGGAACCGAAGAATTAGTTACTACAAATCATTGGGAGAGAAGAAACAAAACTAAATCTTTATCATCAATGTGTGAATGTCCAGAGCTGTATTgctatatacagagagtatattaTACACAGTGTTTATATAGATTTTGTATTCCCTTCCAGGCAGTAGAAGAATGTATACTAAGCGATTGTCTGCGCTACTGCTTGTGTCTGTATACAAAAGTCTGACGTATACAAGTgagagggactttaaattcaaggAGTTTAATAGAAATATTTGCACAATGTATACAATCCTTGcccagcagtgtgaggtgtatattgttctctctggggtagaggggggatggagggaaaagtgtcagggaggccggtcctgatctggagggaaaagtgtcaaggaggccggtcctgatctggagggaaaagtgtcagggaggccggtcctgatctggagggaaaagtgtcagggaggctagtcctgatctggagggaaaagtgtcaaggaggccggtcctgatctggagggaaaagtgtcagggaggctagtcctgatctggagggaaaagtgtcagggaggctagttctGATctggagggaaaagtgtcagggaagctagtcctgatctggagggaaaagtgtcagggaggccagtcctgatctggagggaaaagtgtcagggaggccagtcctgatctggagggaaaagtgtcagggaggctagtcctgatctggag encodes:
- the LOC130341003 gene encoding macrophage mannose receptor 1-like; translated protein: MTSSGPSPGAGMTSSGPGQHLFSGPTPSSALVVTTSRGNTGSRTTQGSSGPGSGELDGNLHLVQSAMTWSESRTFCRTYYTDLASISSDEEQSAIAALLFSHIPSNGFWFGLKRNRFWGNWYWSNGRVWGQYSFWGESEPSDPSSKLCGLLSGDPGRNFSWSSACCGADLPFVCY